Proteins co-encoded in one Capsicum annuum cultivar UCD-10X-F1 chromosome 9, UCD10Xv1.1, whole genome shotgun sequence genomic window:
- the LOC107842122 gene encoding zinc finger protein 10: protein MEQAKYWMSAKRKHDMILSNNHSTYGDSWEEQAFAEDAAGALGGCVWPPRSYTCSFCRREFRSAQALGGHMNVHRRDRARMKQSPPSNNPSGHDHQVFVPPPLTHHHHNSHLQYPSQIHTFMYKPNPDSDSGAQIRVSSQRTLATHHHSSFSSIVQEENKNKLSSPPSSWSNSVADKYSSLSNVKNDDEKKLKSIDFKKDPESNLEVMIDSVFRAKQDHVEETATCKRRRVEETNSISLANLFPKTSSSIERCRPQSEALERIPSAIEELDLELRL from the coding sequence ATGGAACAAGCAAAATATTGGATGAGCGCGAAGCGCAAACATGACATGATATTATCAAACAATCATTCAACATATGGTGATTCGTGGGAGGAGCAAGCTTTTGCTGAAGATGCAGCTGGAGCTCTTGGAGGGTGCGTATGGCCACCAAGATCTTATACTTGTAGCTTTTGTAGAAGAGAATTCAGGTCAGCTCAAGCTCTCGGTGGCCATATGAATGTTCATAGGAGGGATAGAGCAAGAATGAAACAATCTCCTCCGTCTAATAATCCATCTGGTCATGATCATCAAGTATTTGTTCCTCCTCCTCTTactcatcatcatcacaatagcCATCTTCAATACCCTTCTCAAATTCATACCTTTATGTACAAACCTAATCCCGACTCTGACTCTGGAGCTCAAATTAGGGTTTCGTCTCAAAGGACCTTAGCAACCCATCATCATTCTTCCTTTTCATCAATTGTCCAGGAAGAAAACAAGAACAAGTTGTCATCACCTCCTTCTTCATGGTCAAACTCGGTGGCTGACAAATATTCTTCTCTCTCAAATGTGAAAAATGATGATGAGAAGAAGTTGAAATCTATAGATTTCAAGAAAGATCCAGAGAGTAATCTTGAAGTCATGATAGACTCCGTCTTTAGGGCAAAACAAGACCATGTTGAGGAAACTGCTACCTGCAAAAGAAGGAGAGTTGAGGAGACTAATAGTATTTCACTTGCAAATCTCTTTCCTAAAACAAGTTCATCAATAGAAAGATGTCGTCCACAATCAGAAGCACTTGAAAGGATCCCTAGTGCCATAGAGGAATTGGATCTTGAATTGAGGCTTTGA